ACGATAAGACCGTGAATGAGCGTCGTTTCCCGCTGTCGTTCAAGGGTCTCGGCGAGACGATAACGAAAGAGATACTCTTCCCTACCGACGTGCCGCGGTTCTTCGGCATAAGCGCATATCTTGCTATCGAAGGGATAAAAGCCGGACGTACGCGCTCGGGCTTGAGCGTGGTGAATAAGATCGCCAGTTACGGAAAGGACGACCCGAAAAGTTTTTTTGGTTCCATGCATGTTCACGAGGATCCGCATGCGCTCGACCGCATCGGCTGTAAGAATTACCGCGAGTTCTACTGGTTCCTGCCGTGGACGTCGAAGGATGCATCAAAGTACGATTTTTCAGAGCTCGATAAGCGTATCGATTCAGCGCGCGAACGCGGCATTGGTGTTGTTATCTGTCCCGAAGTGAATTTCCAGTATATACCCACGAACTGGGGCATGAAGGAAATGAGCGACATCATGAAGCCTGAAATAATGGAGATATACCGCGCCCATATTCGTGTCGCGACCGAGCGCTACAAGGGGAAGATCGCCGGCATCGAGGTGCAGAACGAACCGAACAATGAGATCTGCCATGTGCCGGGGTATACGATAGAAAAGGGCGCCGAGATATATGCCGCGATGATAAAGGCTGCGCACGAGGAGATACGAAGTGTTGCGCCGAACATGCCGATACTTGCGCTCGATGTAAGCGGACGCGATTTTCATACGTTCGCGGGCGCCGATCCGGAAAAAGTACCCGGCGATTTCAAATTCACAAAAGCGGTGCTTCCGCTCACGAAAGGGATGTTCGACATCAATTCCGCCCATCCGTATTCGCATAACCGCATCATACGACAGAACGGCAAGGTGCAATTCCCCGAGGAGATGGACTTGCGCGGGAAATTCATACTGCTCGGCGATCTCATGGAACAGCACGGTTTTCCGCGGCGCATATGGACCACGGAGATTGGATATTCCATTCTCGGCGATATCGACCCGCCGGACGATATGACGACGCAGTATGCCGCCATCGTGGGGCAGGGATTGGCGATATGCAAATCGGTGCCCGGTCTGGAAAAATGCTATTGGTTCATCACGCATTATCATAATCCGACCGGGGACGATTACGGGCTGTTCCACTGTAACCTGCCGCAGCGGGCGGCGGTCGGCCATGAATGTCCGGACACGCTTTTTCCGACGCCGATGGCGAGCACATTCGCCGCCTCCGCGTATATGCTGCATGACTCCTCGTTCGTACGCGAAGTAACGTGCAATGACACTGTATCGGCCTGGCGATTCGACAGGAATGACGGGAAGTCGGTCGTTGCGTTCTGGTCGAAAAAGGACGGCGAATTCATTCTCTCGATGACAGCGCCGACTTCGACGGAAGCGGTGAACAGCGTCGGGAGGCGTATCGCAGGCGGAGCGACGCTTTCACTCGGTTACAACAGGCTGCCCTTGTATGTTACATCGCCGAAAAAGGACGCCGATGCGCTTGAGAAAGCGTTCGCATCGGCAAAGGTCATCGCGGCCGAGCCGCTTATGGTGAGGAAAGTATATCTTTCGGATGACAGAACGGTTACCGCGGTGGTGGAGAACACTGTCGGGCGGCCTGTCGACGGCGTATTCGAGGCCGGCGGGAAACGCATGACGAGAACATTCACCGTGTCCGGCGAGGATACGGTTTCCGTTGCGCTTCCGTCAGCCGTAACGCGCGGCGATACGCTTTCGCTTGCCGTCTCTGCTGAGATAATGAAAAAATCGTTCGTTGTGCCTACCGATCTTGTAACGGTCGGGTATATCGCGACGCCGAGAATAGACGGCACGCTCGATGAGACGAAAATGCTCACCCCTGTCACCCTCGATAATCGCAATTTCCTCTATCCGCCTGATGCGCCGTGGAAAGGAACGAATGATCTTTCCGTTGAGGCGTATATCGGCTGGAATGACGATGGCCTGTATTTCGCGGCTCGCGTGCGCGATGACGTGCATGCGGCGCCGTTCGACGGCCCGAAAGAGTCGTGGAAATCCGACAGCATTCAGCTCGCGATCGACCGAAGCGGCGATTCGATGAACGCATACAATGACGATGACCGTGAGGTAGGACTTGTCATAGGCGAGCATGGCGCAAGCGCATCGCTCTATATCGTCGGGAAATACTGGGGCGAACTGAAAGCGGAGACAGCGGGGAAACATGCCGATGGAGTGACCGTCTATGAAGCACTGCTCCCGTGGAACGCGCTTAAGCTCGATGCACCGAAAGCGGGCACGGTCATGGGGATAAACTTCATCGTCAACGAAAATGACGGCCTCGGGCGAATGTCGTGGATGGGATTCACCCCCGGCATCGGTGAGGCGAAAGCACCGATAAATTACAAGCCGTTCCACTTCGTTCGGTAGGGGAACGCCGGGAGTGGCAGCTATAGCCCTGTTCCGACTTGTCCCGAAAATTTCTTTATTGTGCTGAAATCGGCAAGATCGGAAAAAGATAAGAAATACACGGATTGAGATAATGTGATTTTCTGATTATCGACTATACTAATATTCATGAAGTATTTCAAATATAATGCGACTGCCCCTGTGCATGTCGCCCTGTTGCGATCGATATTCTTCTGCCTGTTGCCGACCATGCTTTTCACCGTTCCGATCGCGCACTGGTCGTTGGACGAGAGAAGCGGAGAATCGTATCTTGACGCGATTGGCGGACTTACGGCGGTCACGGTGAACGCATCGGCATCCGCCGGGGTGACGGGAAATGGATTGTCGTTCTCCGGCACAAATTCATACGCCGAGATCAGTATAACGCGTACTCTGGAAAGTTTCAGCTTTTCCGTGTGGGTGCGGCCGCGTACCATACCGCAGGCGGAAGCGGGGATTTTCGGACGTCCCGGCCATCACAATATCCTCAGCTTCAGGCCGACAAAGCAGTTCGCTTTCCGCGGCTATACTGCCGATAAAAAGCAATTCGAAGCAGTATCAGAAAAAAAGTACGAACAGGGCGAATGGCATCATCTTATCGGTGTGTATAATAAAAGCTCTGCAACCGCCTTCCTTTTTATCGACGGGGAGCTGGCAGCTGCCGTGTCCGTGCCGGGCGCGCTTTTCACTTACGGCAATACGTTTTATGCGGGTTGCGGCAATCCGAAGAGCGAGCAGTATGCCGGATGGTTTGCCGGTGATGTGGACGATGTGCGTATGTATGACACGGCATTGACCGAAAGCGAAGCATCGGCGATATATGCGCACTACCGCGGCGGGGAAGCGT
The DNA window shown above is from Spirochaetota bacterium and carries:
- a CDS encoding sugar-binding protein, coding for MNTRSFTMLIVSTMTALSVYAQAKPEVEFLFNGDLKNTGTLGGEGKFLNPVTGEEACFGEGMNIRCLDVTRTKGGSAEKASDHGGAVIITAKGIDGAKSLSVSGVIYAATKDDLPRRIVSVSPLLQVYVQSGGMVCAVANAKNETKWFGAKMIAEVNKPIFFTIVVDSEKDTVTAYQLQRGALVKTASEGALPVDAKVIGGYIEIGNMNKQRPFKGFIDNIRIFTSALAEGDINAVMTADRSSLVLPSPGIVEAKDAPERKADAGKKALPPLENGVLVDPDKSSKMPPWKIQIVREGVRGNVLPAVDGNSFVTKLNYSFVPNAANNVYIKLVRGMPTGVDDSSGLTFSYFAADPKITCFVRLSDNTGQTHQHTLKIPAAGWQKVSLAFDKTVFTDCWGGDGSGAIKFPVRSLSIDIYKGSADSPDGTFQIKETMIHTFSFNPHAVFGIAIENDLPSGVAFVGERAVYRVSVMNRRSLAINTELVVKSIADDKTVNERRFPLSFKGLGETITKEILFPTDVPRFFGISAYLAIEGIKAGRTRSGLSVVNKIASYGKDDPKSFFGSMHVHEDPHALDRIGCKNYREFYWFLPWTSKDASKYDFSELDKRIDSARERGIGVVICPEVNFQYIPTNWGMKEMSDIMKPEIMEIYRAHIRVATERYKGKIAGIEVQNEPNNEICHVPGYTIEKGAEIYAAMIKAAHEEIRSVAPNMPILALDVSGRDFHTFAGADPEKVPGDFKFTKAVLPLTKGMFDINSAHPYSHNRIIRQNGKVQFPEEMDLRGKFILLGDLMEQHGFPRRIWTTEIGYSILGDIDPPDDMTTQYAAIVGQGLAICKSVPGLEKCYWFITHYHNPTGDDYGLFHCNLPQRAAVGHECPDTLFPTPMASTFAASAYMLHDSSFVREVTCNDTVSAWRFDRNDGKSVVAFWSKKDGEFILSMTAPTSTEAVNSVGRRIAGGATLSLGYNRLPLYVTSPKKDADALEKAFASAKVIAAEPLMVRKVYLSDDRTVTAVVENTVGRPVDGVFEAGGKRMTRTFTVSGEDTVSVALPSAVTRGDTLSLAVSAEIMKKSFVVPTDLVTVGYIATPRIDGTLDETKMLTPVTLDNRNFLYPPDAPWKGTNDLSVEAYIGWNDDGLYFAARVRDDVHAAPFDGPKESWKSDSIQLAIDRSGDSMNAYNDDDREVGLVIGEHGASASLYIVGKYWGELKAETAGKHADGVTVYEALLPWNALKLDAPKAGTVMGINFIVNENDGLGRMSWMGFTPGIGEAKAPINYKPFHFVR